One stretch of Caldinitratiruptor microaerophilus DNA includes these proteins:
- a CDS encoding type II toxin-antitoxin system HicA family toxin has protein sequence MPRITGAELVRALVRAGFVVVRVRGSHHFLRRPGGRLVTVPVHSGETIGPRLLGYILEQADLTVDELNELL, from the coding sequence ATGCCCCGGATCACCGGAGCGGAGCTCGTCCGGGCTCTCGTGCGAGCCGGTTTCGTCGTGGTCAGGGTGCGAGGGAGCCATCATTTCTTGCGGCGCCCCGGTGGTCGACTGGTCACAGTTCCCGTCCATTCTGGAGAAACGATCGGTCCCCGCCTCCTGGGTTACATCCTGGAACAGGCAGACCTCACTGTGGACGAGTTGAACGAACTCCTCTAA
- a CDS encoding restriction endonuclease, whose protein sequence is MGSAIWLFLIALAFTVVLGLIKLGFEMLEEWLTDKADDIRLGGKGVRETYNMSGLDFEKWLERQFRNAGFTVERTPYQGDKGADLILVEPNNGRRWVVQAKRWRRPVGIRAVQEALAAKAYYKAHIAMVVTNSHGFTPDAQDMAKRTGVVLMSRTDLAKYVEQINRVRGAQQR, encoded by the coding sequence ATGGGCTCAGCGATCTGGCTTTTCCTCATCGCTCTTGCCTTTACCGTCGTATTGGGACTGATAAAACTCGGATTTGAGATGTTGGAGGAGTGGCTGACCGACAAAGCCGACGACATACGCCTCGGCGGCAAGGGAGTCCGGGAAACGTACAACATGTCCGGTCTAGACTTCGAGAAGTGGCTGGAACGCCAGTTCCGAAACGCCGGGTTCACCGTGGAGCGGACACCCTACCAGGGCGACAAGGGGGCCGACTTGATCCTGGTCGAACCGAACAACGGCCGGCGATGGGTGGTCCAGGCCAAACGCTGGCGGCGCCCCGTGGGCATCCGGGCCGTCCAGGAAGCCTTGGCCGCGAAGGCGTATTACAAGGCGCACATCGCCATGGTGGTCACGAATTCCCACGGCTTCACCCCAGATGCCCAGGACATGGCCAAAAGGACCGGGGTGGTGCTCATGTCCCGCACGGACTTGGCGAAGTACGTGGAGCAAATCAACCGGGTGCGGGGAGCCCAGCAGCGATGA
- a CDS encoding type II toxin-antitoxin system HicB family antitoxin, with protein MSRRFKVVVEWDSDGREYVARVPALPGCVTHGKTRPEVLERVREAIEGYIEALSASGDPIPPGDADVTIEEVEVTA; from the coding sequence GTGTCCAGGAGGTTCAAGGTCGTCGTGGAATGGGACAGCGACGGGCGGGAGTACGTGGCCAGGGTTCCGGCCCTGCCGGGATGCGTAACGCACGGTAAAACCCGCCCCGAGGTCCTGGAGCGGGTTCGAGAAGCCATAGAGGGCTACATCGAGGCCCTGTCCGCTTCAGGAGACCCGATCCCTCCCGGTGATGCGGACGTGACCATCGAGGAAGTGGAGGTCACGGCGTGA
- a CDS encoding helix-turn-helix domain-containing protein gives MEQERKKLARVFASRLAELMEQRGIKAIDLAARLKVHQSRVSRWLSGEQFPKIETLPSLAEILGVTVDYLLGASDHPQEYVRWNADLEERLRWHLQEAGFDKAAQDVILGLAPKVSRPRNE, from the coding sequence GTGGAGCAAGAGCGGAAAAAGCTGGCGAGGGTGTTCGCCAGCCGACTCGCGGAGCTAATGGAACAGAGGGGTATTAAGGCCATCGATCTTGCTGCCCGCCTCAAGGTGCACCAGTCTCGAGTTTCCCGCTGGCTTTCCGGTGAGCAGTTTCCTAAAATCGAAACCCTACCAAGTCTGGCAGAAATACTCGGCGTCACCGTCGATTATCTGCTGGGGGCAAGTGACCATCCCCAAGAATACGTGCGTTGGAATGCGGACCTTGAAGAGCGCCTACGGTGGCACTTGCAGGAAGCCGGATTCGACAAGGCTGCGCAAGACGTGATCCTCGGTCTTGCGCCGAAGGTATCGCGGCCGCGCAACGAGTAA
- a CDS encoding recombinase family protein has product MGTVLTVVLYYRVSTEEQGKQGYSIPEQRAACLARAQVLARAAGAELRTYEWEDHVGGDWLERPALDQVREFIARNKVDYFICLDPDRFSRKLVHQLLIAEEIERAGTKLEFVQHTYRKDPDGQAFFAIRGVFSELEKAKILERTRRGRSGKIAAGGIPHWFQPYGYRYTAGVKSGQPLEIKPEEAEWVRRMYQWCIEGAPAEEIARRLTALGVPTPRRRRPQWNRSTVHDILRNPVYRGEARLNRVDAAGIQALRQFPPEWRRQRGLKLTFRSRPPSEWRTVRVPPIVDPETWEAAQRVLDQHRTVRYTGSDRWLRGLGRCGLCGGPIYYGAHGAGGRQYMTCRNRWQRRCPLPNKLATWVEEAVWATLREWILDPQLIAHALESSAGNPEELARVAAELEQVRRRLEEKSAEIERVGLLFARGLWDEEQTERTLRQLRAERDELHRLEAELQDRLRHLQPRDTSVRVAKAAEYREQLAGVLDQLGPEERRRIALELMDHFVLHPTPHMHRPRVTVIPRGE; this is encoded by the coding sequence ATGGGGACGGTTCTGACCGTCGTTCTGTACTACCGGGTGAGCACGGAAGAACAGGGGAAGCAAGGGTACTCGATCCCGGAACAGCGGGCCGCCTGCCTCGCGAGGGCTCAGGTACTGGCACGTGCAGCGGGGGCGGAACTCAGGACGTATGAATGGGAGGATCACGTTGGCGGTGACTGGCTTGAGCGGCCCGCGCTGGACCAGGTCAGGGAATTCATCGCTCGGAACAAGGTGGACTACTTCATCTGCCTGGACCCAGACAGGTTCAGCCGGAAGCTGGTGCACCAACTCCTGATCGCGGAAGAGATCGAACGCGCCGGCACCAAGCTGGAGTTCGTGCAGCACACCTACCGGAAAGACCCGGACGGCCAGGCGTTCTTCGCTATCCGCGGCGTGTTCAGCGAGTTGGAGAAGGCAAAGATCCTCGAACGCACCCGCCGCGGGCGTTCCGGCAAGATCGCGGCCGGCGGAATACCGCACTGGTTCCAGCCCTACGGCTACCGTTACACGGCCGGGGTCAAGAGCGGCCAGCCACTGGAAATCAAGCCGGAAGAAGCAGAATGGGTCCGGCGCATGTATCAGTGGTGCATCGAGGGGGCACCGGCGGAAGAGATCGCACGGCGGTTGACGGCCCTCGGGGTCCCCACGCCCAGGAGACGGCGGCCGCAGTGGAACCGGAGCACGGTGCACGACATCCTGCGTAACCCCGTGTACCGCGGGGAAGCCCGTCTCAACCGGGTCGACGCCGCCGGAATCCAGGCCCTGCGCCAGTTCCCCCCGGAGTGGCGACGGCAGCGCGGGCTCAAGCTCACTTTCCGGTCGCGTCCCCCGTCCGAGTGGCGGACCGTGCGGGTCCCGCCCATCGTGGACCCGGAAACCTGGGAGGCCGCCCAACGGGTGCTCGACCAGCACCGGACGGTGCGCTACACCGGGTCCGACCGTTGGCTGCGGGGGTTGGGTCGCTGCGGACTATGCGGCGGCCCGATCTACTACGGCGCCCACGGCGCGGGCGGCCGGCAGTACATGACATGCCGGAACCGATGGCAGCGCCGGTGCCCCCTGCCGAACAAACTGGCGACGTGGGTAGAGGAGGCCGTGTGGGCCACGCTTCGCGAGTGGATCCTTGACCCCCAACTCATAGCCCACGCCCTGGAGAGCTCGGCCGGTAACCCGGAGGAGCTTGCCCGAGTGGCCGCGGAGTTGGAGCAGGTCAGGCGCCGGCTGGAGGAGAAGTCGGCCGAGATCGAGAGGGTCGGACTCCTGTTTGCCCGGGGGCTTTGGGATGAAGAGCAGACCGAGCGAACCTTGCGGCAGCTGCGCGCCGAGCGGGACGAATTGCACCGCCTGGAAGCAGAGCTACAGGACCGTCTCCGGCACCTCCAGCCACGGGACACATCGGTCCGGGTAGCGAAGGCGGCCGAGTATCGGGAGCAGTTGGCCGGCGTCCTCGACCAGCTAGGGCCTGAAGAACGCCGGCGGATCGCACTGGAGTTGATGGACCACTTCGTCCTGCACCCGACCCCACACATGCATCGGCCCCGGGTGACGGTGATCCCCCGGGGCGAGTAG
- a CDS encoding helix-turn-helix transcriptional regulator, with product MGETLRDLRRAANLTQLQVAQALGLDHRGYMRRETGRAKLTAEESLKLAELFGVPVERVIRARRVAEDGRRDYWRRKVTA from the coding sequence ATGGGCGAGACGCTACGGGACCTTCGTAGGGCGGCGAATCTGACACAACTTCAGGTTGCGCAGGCCCTCGGCCTGGACCATCGGGGGTACATGAGGCGCGAAACGGGAAGGGCGAAGTTGACCGCCGAGGAGTCGCTGAAGCTCGCTGAACTGTTCGGTGTCCCGGTCGAGCGCGTGATTCGGGCGCGCCGTGTGGCTGAGGACGGGCGTAGGGATTACTGGCGGCGGAAGGTGACGGCGTGA